A section of the Streptomyces sp. SCL15-4 genome encodes:
- a CDS encoding pitrilysin family protein: protein MTELATMEFHPQPQPGEARPWAFPAPERTALDNGLTVLRCHRPGQQVVAVEVLLDAPLDAEPAGLDGVATIMARAFSEGTDKHSAEEFAAELERAGATLDAHADHPGVRLGLEVPASRLAKGLGLLADALRAPAFAPSEVERLVRNRLDEIPHELANPSRRAAKELSKELFPATSRMSRPRQGTEETVEKIDAAAVRAFYDRHVRPATATLVVVGDLTGTDLDALLADTLGAWTGTPGEPRPVPPVTADDTGRVVIVDRPGAVQTQLLIGRIGPDRHDRVWPAQVLGTYCLGGTLTSRLDRVLREEKGYTYGVRSFGQVLRSAPDGSGAAMLAISGSVDTPNTGPALDDLWKVLRTVAAEGLTDTERDVAVQNLVGVAPLKYETAAAVAGTLADQVEQHLPDDFQATLYRQLAATGTVEATAAVVNAFPVDRLVTVLVGDAAQIKAPVEALGIGPVSVVSAE, encoded by the coding sequence GTGACCGAGCTCGCCACCATGGAGTTCCACCCTCAGCCGCAGCCCGGCGAGGCCAGGCCGTGGGCGTTCCCCGCCCCCGAGCGCACCGCGCTCGACAACGGCCTGACCGTGCTGCGCTGCCACCGGCCCGGCCAGCAGGTCGTCGCCGTCGAGGTGCTGCTGGACGCGCCGCTGGACGCCGAGCCGGCCGGCCTGGACGGCGTCGCCACGATCATGGCGCGCGCCTTCTCCGAGGGCACCGACAAGCACTCCGCGGAGGAGTTCGCCGCCGAACTGGAGCGCGCGGGCGCCACCCTGGACGCGCACGCGGACCACCCCGGCGTCCGGCTCGGCCTGGAGGTCCCCGCCTCCCGCCTGGCCAAGGGCCTCGGCCTGCTCGCCGACGCGCTGCGCGCCCCCGCCTTCGCCCCGAGCGAGGTCGAGCGCCTCGTGCGCAACCGCCTGGACGAGATCCCGCACGAGCTGGCCAACCCCTCCCGCCGGGCCGCCAAGGAACTCTCCAAGGAGCTGTTCCCGGCGACCTCGCGCATGTCCCGGCCGCGCCAGGGCACCGAGGAGACCGTCGAGAAGATCGACGCCGCGGCCGTACGCGCCTTCTACGACCGCCATGTGCGGCCCGCCACCGCCACTCTGGTCGTCGTCGGCGACCTGACCGGCACCGACCTCGACGCGCTGCTCGCCGACACCCTGGGCGCCTGGACCGGCACCCCCGGCGAGCCCCGGCCGGTGCCGCCGGTGACCGCCGACGACACCGGGCGCGTGGTCATCGTGGACCGGCCCGGCGCCGTGCAGACGCAGCTGCTGATCGGCCGGATCGGTCCCGACCGGCACGACCGGGTGTGGCCCGCCCAGGTGCTCGGCACGTACTGCCTCGGCGGCACCCTCACCTCCCGGCTGGACCGCGTCCTGCGCGAGGAGAAGGGCTACACCTACGGCGTGCGCTCCTTCGGGCAGGTCCTCAGGTCCGCGCCGGACGGCAGCGGCGCGGCGATGCTCGCCATCAGCGGCTCCGTGGACACGCCGAACACCGGTCCGGCGCTGGACGACCTGTGGAAGGTGCTGCGCACCGTCGCCGCGGAGGGGCTGACCGACACCGAGCGGGACGTCGCCGTGCAGAACCTCGTCGGCGTGGCGCCGCTGAAGTACGAGACCGCGGCGGCCGTCGCGGGCACGCTGGCCGACCAGGTCGAGCAGCACCTGCCCGACGACTTCCAGGCGACGCTGTACCGGCAGCTGGCCGCCACGGGCACGGTGGAGGCCACCGCGGCCGTCGTGAACGCCTTCCCGGTGGACCGCCTGGTGACCGTCCTCGTCGGCGACGCCGCCCAGATCAAGGCACCGGTCGAGGCGCTCGGCATCGGCCCGGTGAGCGTGGTGTCGGCCGAGTAG
- a CDS encoding pitrilysin family protein — translation MPMGHTTTAEAGSGGLTATEHRLANGLRVVLSEDHLTPVAAVCLWYDVGSRHEVKGRTGLAHLFEHLMFQGSAQVKGNGHFELVQGAGGSLNGTTSFERTNYFETMPAHQLELALWLEADRMGSLLAALDEESMENQRDVVKNERRQRYDNVPYGTAFEKLTALSYPEGHPYHHTPIGSMADLDAATLEDARRFFRTYYAPNNAVLSVVGDIDPEQTLAWIEKYFGSIASHDGKPAPRDGSLPDIIGEQKREVLVEEVPARALMAAYRLPHDGTRACDAVDLALTILGGGESSRLYNRLVRRDRTAVAAGFGLLRLAGAPSMGWLDVKTSGDVEVPVIEAAIDEELARFAAEGPTAEEMERAQAQLEREWLDRLGTVAGRADELCRFAVLFGDPQLALTAVKRVLEVTPQEVQEVAAARLRPDNRAVLVYEPKSPEAAPDADVPQDPEQEATVEAGRDETENEETAK, via the coding sequence ATGCCCATGGGTCACACGACCACAGCCGAGGCAGGCTCCGGGGGCCTGACAGCGACCGAGCACCGCCTGGCCAACGGTCTCCGCGTGGTGCTCTCCGAGGACCACCTGACCCCGGTGGCGGCGGTCTGCCTCTGGTACGACGTCGGCTCCCGCCACGAAGTCAAGGGGCGTACCGGCCTGGCTCACCTTTTCGAGCACCTGATGTTCCAGGGCTCGGCACAGGTCAAGGGCAACGGCCACTTCGAGCTGGTGCAGGGCGCCGGCGGCTCGCTGAACGGCACCACCAGCTTCGAGCGCACCAACTACTTCGAGACCATGCCCGCCCACCAGCTGGAGCTGGCCCTCTGGCTGGAGGCGGACCGCATGGGCTCGCTGCTGGCCGCCCTGGACGAGGAGTCCATGGAGAACCAGCGGGACGTCGTCAAGAACGAGCGCCGCCAGCGCTACGACAACGTCCCCTACGGCACCGCCTTCGAGAAGCTGACCGCCCTGTCCTACCCGGAGGGCCACCCGTACCACCACACGCCGATCGGTTCGATGGCGGACCTGGACGCGGCCACCCTGGAGGACGCCCGCCGGTTCTTCCGCACCTACTACGCGCCGAACAACGCGGTGCTCTCCGTGGTCGGCGACATCGACCCGGAGCAGACCCTCGCCTGGATCGAGAAGTACTTCGGCTCCATCGCCTCCCACGACGGCAAGCCCGCGCCCCGCGACGGCTCCCTGCCGGACATCATCGGCGAGCAGAAGCGCGAGGTCCTCGTGGAGGAGGTCCCGGCGCGCGCCCTGATGGCCGCCTACCGGCTCCCGCACGACGGCACGCGCGCGTGCGACGCGGTCGACCTCGCCCTGACCATCCTCGGCGGCGGCGAGTCCTCCCGCCTGTACAACCGCCTGGTGCGCCGCGACCGTACGGCCGTCGCCGCCGGCTTCGGCCTGCTGCGTCTGGCCGGCGCGCCCTCCATGGGCTGGCTGGACGTGAAGACCTCCGGTGACGTCGAGGTGCCGGTGATCGAGGCCGCCATCGACGAGGAGCTGGCCCGCTTCGCCGCGGAGGGCCCCACCGCCGAGGAGATGGAGCGCGCCCAGGCCCAGCTGGAACGCGAGTGGCTGGACCGGCTCGGCACGGTCGCCGGCCGCGCCGACGAACTGTGCCGGTTCGCCGTCCTGTTCGGCGACCCGCAGCTCGCCCTGACCGCCGTCAAGCGCGTCCTGGAGGTCACTCCGCAGGAGGTCCAGGAGGTCGCGGCGGCCCGCCTGCGGCCCGACAACCGCGCGGTCCTCGTCTACGAACCGAAGTCCCCGGAGGCCGCCCCGGACGCCGACGTGCCGCAGGACCCGGAGCAGGAAGCGACCGTAGAGGCGGGCCGCGACGAGACCGAGAACGAGGAGACGGCCAAGTGA
- a CDS encoding DNA topoisomerase IV subunit A codes for MARRSTKTPPPDDSFEERILDIDVVDEMRGSYLEYAYSVIYSRALPDARDGLKPVHRRIVYQMNEMGLRPERGYVKCARVVGEVMGKLHPHGDASIYDALVRMAQPFSMRVPLVDGHGNFGSLGNDDPPAAMRYTECRMAEATGLMTESIDEDTVDFAPNYDGQEQEPVALPAAFPNLLVNGSSGIAVGMATNMPPHNLREVIAAARHLIRQPNADLDALMKHVPGPDLPTGGRIVGLDGIRDAYATGRGTFKIRATVSIEDFTARRKGLVVTELPFTVGPEKVIAKIKDLVNAKKVQGIADVKDLTDREHGLRLVVEIKNGFVPEAILEQLYKLTPMEESFGINNVALVDGQPLTLGLKELLEVYLDHRFDVVRRRSEFRRGKKRDRLHLVEGLLTALVDIDEVIRIIRSSENSAQAKERLIERFSLSEVQTQYILDTPLRRLTKYDRIELEAEKDKLTAEIEELTRILESDAELRKLVSAELAAVAKKFGTDRRTVLLESAATPVAVPLQVADDPCRVLLSSTGLLARTATDAPLPRAAGGKRVKHDVIVSAVRTTARGVIGAVTSAGRLLRINVVDLPQLPEPVGAPNLSGGAPLAEFVSLEDDETLVCLTTLDESSPGLALGTEQGVVKRVVPDYPSNKDELEVITLKEGDRIVGAVELRTGEEDLVFITDDAQLLRFQASIVRPQGRPAGGMAGIKLTEGAKVISFTAVDPAADAVVFTVAGSRGTLDDSVQTTAKLTPFDQYPRKGRATGGVRCQRFLKGEDCLSVAWAGPAPARAAQKNGTPAELPEPDPRRDGSGTSLPKTVAVVAGPVL; via the coding sequence ATGGCCCGCCGCAGCACGAAGACCCCGCCGCCCGACGATTCGTTCGAGGAGAGAATCCTCGACATCGACGTCGTGGACGAGATGCGTGGCTCCTACCTCGAGTACGCGTACTCGGTCATCTACTCGCGCGCCCTGCCGGACGCCCGTGACGGCCTGAAACCGGTGCACCGCCGGATCGTTTACCAGATGAACGAGATGGGCCTGCGCCCCGAACGCGGCTATGTGAAGTGCGCGCGCGTCGTCGGCGAGGTCATGGGCAAGCTCCACCCGCACGGCGACGCGTCGATCTACGACGCGCTGGTGCGCATGGCGCAGCCCTTCTCCATGCGCGTGCCGCTCGTCGACGGCCACGGCAACTTCGGTTCGCTGGGCAACGACGACCCGCCGGCCGCCATGCGGTACACCGAGTGCCGGATGGCCGAGGCGACGGGCCTGATGACGGAGTCGATCGACGAGGACACGGTCGACTTCGCACCGAACTACGACGGCCAGGAGCAGGAGCCGGTGGCCCTGCCCGCCGCCTTCCCGAACCTGCTGGTCAACGGCTCATCGGGCATCGCGGTCGGCATGGCGACGAACATGCCGCCGCACAACCTGCGCGAGGTCATCGCCGCCGCCCGCCATCTGATCCGGCAGCCGAACGCCGACCTGGACGCGCTGATGAAGCACGTCCCGGGACCCGACCTGCCCACCGGCGGCCGGATCGTCGGCCTGGACGGCATCCGGGACGCGTACGCGACCGGCCGCGGCACCTTCAAGATCCGCGCGACGGTCTCCATCGAGGACTTCACCGCCCGCCGCAAGGGCCTGGTGGTCACGGAACTGCCGTTCACCGTCGGCCCCGAGAAGGTCATCGCGAAGATCAAGGACCTGGTCAACGCGAAGAAGGTCCAGGGCATCGCCGACGTCAAGGACCTCACCGACCGCGAGCACGGCCTGCGTCTGGTCGTCGAGATCAAGAACGGCTTCGTGCCGGAGGCGATCCTGGAGCAGCTCTACAAGCTGACTCCGATGGAGGAGTCCTTCGGCATCAACAACGTCGCCCTGGTCGACGGCCAGCCGCTCACCCTGGGTCTGAAGGAGCTGCTGGAGGTCTATCTGGACCACCGGTTCGACGTGGTCCGGCGGCGCAGCGAGTTCCGCCGCGGCAAGAAGCGCGACCGGCTGCACCTGGTCGAGGGTCTGCTGACCGCGCTGGTCGACATCGACGAGGTCATCCGGATCATCCGGTCCAGCGAGAACTCCGCGCAGGCCAAGGAGCGCCTGATCGAGCGCTTCTCGCTGAGCGAGGTACAGACGCAGTACATCCTCGACACGCCGCTGCGCCGGCTCACCAAGTACGACCGGATCGAGCTGGAGGCGGAGAAGGACAAGCTCACCGCGGAGATCGAGGAGCTGACCCGGATCCTGGAGTCCGACGCGGAGCTGCGCAAGCTGGTCTCGGCGGAACTGGCGGCCGTGGCGAAGAAGTTCGGCACCGACCGGCGCACGGTCCTGCTGGAGTCCGCGGCCACTCCGGTCGCCGTGCCGCTGCAGGTGGCCGACGACCCGTGCCGGGTGCTGCTGTCCTCGACGGGGCTGCTGGCCCGTACGGCGACCGACGCGCCGCTTCCGCGGGCGGCGGGCGGCAAGCGGGTCAAGCACGACGTGATCGTCTCGGCTGTGCGGACGACCGCGCGCGGGGTGATCGGGGCGGTGACCTCGGCGGGCCGGCTGCTGCGCATCAACGTCGTCGACCTGCCGCAGCTGCCCGAGCCGGTGGGCGCGCCGAACCTCTCCGGCGGGGCGCCGCTGGCGGAGTTCGTCTCTCTGGAGGACGACGAGACGCTGGTCTGCCTGACCACGCTGGACGAGTCGTCGCCGGGCCTGGCGCTCGGCACCGAGCAGGGCGTCGTCAAGCGGGTGGTGCCCGACTATCCGTCCAACAAGGACGAGTTGGAGGTCATCACGCTCAAGGAGGGCGACCGGATCGTCGGCGCGGTGGAGCTGCGCACCGGCGAGGAGGACCTGGTGTTCATCACGGACGACGCGCAGCTGCTGCGTTTCCAGGCCTCCATCGTCCGCCCGCAGGGCCGCCCGGCGGGCGGCATGGCGGGCATCAAGCTCACCGAGGGCGCGAAGGTGATCTCCTTCACGGCGGTCGACCCGGCCGCCGACGCGGTGGTGTTCACGGTGGCGGGCTCGCGCGGCACGCTGGACGACTCGGTGCAGACGACGGCCAAGCTGACCCCGTTCGACCAGTACCCGCGCAAGGGCCGGGCCACGGGCGGGGTGCGCTGCCAGCGGTTCCTGAAGGGCGAGGACTGCCTCTCGGTGGCCTGGGCGGGCCCGGCGCCGGCCCGGGCGGCACAGAAGAACGGCACCCCGGCGGAGCTGCCGGAACCGGACCCGCGCCGGGACGGCTCGGGCACGTCACTGCCGAAGACGGTGGCGGTGGTGGCGGGACCGGTGCTCTAG
- a CDS encoding GTP-binding protein, whose amino-acid sequence MGNSLVSGSGGGPRQIPVVVLAGFLGSGKTTLLNHLLHRSGGSRIGAIVNDFGAIEIDAMAVAGALGDSTVSLGNGCLCCAVDAGELDLYLDRLAAPAAGIDVIVIEASGLAEPQELVRMVLASEHPGIVYGGLVEVVDAAEFDGTRAKHPEIDRHLALADLVVVNKLDRAADADRVLGLVRSLTDRAAVVPATYGRIDPEFLFDCRPTEERIGQLSFEDLHDHGDPGGAGHLHTGYDSLSHTSAVPLEPRRLMRFLDSRPEGLYRIKGYVDFGPYDTFNRYTVHAVGRFLRFYPEPWAPGDDRLTQLVLIGSGIDAAALRKELEACANDTPHADEHGMWGVLRYVQGPDEDEAAADLAEPPL is encoded by the coding sequence TTGGGGAACAGCTTGGTAAGCGGAAGCGGCGGCGGTCCGCGGCAGATTCCGGTCGTCGTGCTCGCCGGTTTTCTGGGTTCCGGGAAGACCACGCTCCTCAACCACCTGCTGCACCGCAGCGGAGGCAGTCGCATCGGGGCCATCGTCAACGACTTCGGCGCCATCGAGATCGACGCGATGGCCGTCGCCGGCGCTCTCGGCGACTCGACCGTCTCGCTCGGCAACGGCTGCCTGTGCTGCGCCGTCGACGCCGGGGAACTCGACCTGTACCTGGACCGGCTCGCCGCGCCCGCCGCCGGCATCGACGTGATCGTCATCGAGGCCAGCGGACTCGCCGAACCCCAGGAACTCGTGCGCATGGTCCTGGCCAGCGAGCACCCCGGCATCGTCTACGGCGGCCTGGTCGAGGTGGTCGACGCCGCCGAGTTCGACGGCACGCGCGCGAAGCATCCGGAGATCGACCGGCACCTCGCGCTCGCCGACCTGGTCGTCGTCAACAAGCTCGACCGCGCCGCCGACGCCGACCGGGTCCTCGGGCTCGTCCGCTCGCTCACCGACCGCGCGGCCGTCGTGCCCGCCACCTACGGCAGGATCGATCCCGAGTTCCTCTTCGACTGCCGGCCGACCGAGGAGCGCATCGGCCAGCTGTCCTTCGAGGACCTGCACGACCACGGGGACCCGGGCGGGGCCGGGCACCTGCACACCGGCTACGACAGCCTGTCCCACACCTCCGCCGTCCCTCTGGAGCCCCGGCGGCTCATGCGGTTCCTGGACAGCCGGCCCGAGGGGCTGTACCGGATCAAGGGATACGTCGACTTCGGGCCGTACGACACGTTCAACCGCTACACCGTGCACGCCGTCGGCCGGTTCCTGCGCTTCTACCCGGAACCCTGGGCACCCGGTGACGACCGGCTCACCCAGCTCGTGCTGATCGGCTCCGGCATCGACGCGGCCGCCCTCCGCAAGGAACTGGAGGCCTGCGCGAACGACACCCCGCACGCCGACGAGCACGGCATGTGGGGCGTCCTGCGCTACGTACAGGGACCGGACGAGGACGAGGCGGCAGCCGACCTGGCGGAGCCGCCCCTCTAG
- a CDS encoding citrate synthase, with the protein MRDHDTVPHLPGRRLTTKETAELLGVKPETVYAYVSRGLLSSRRAAGGRASTFEAGEVEALARRNRREAAGSPGTGGDLSVRTRITLIERDRYYFRGVDAVELATRHPYEEVAEWLWTGRPAPGATFTAPAATVEAARRAVDALSEHASPVDRLRVAAIAAAAEDPLRFDLSEEAVLHTARTLVPTLVAALPPARHGHKDDGPLAHRLWGRLTGRPADEASLRVLDTALALLADHDLAASTLAVRVAASARAHAYAAVSAGLGVLEGPLHGAACGLAHRMLLDVLDQGTAVPVIAEELRAGRRVPGLGHPLYTGEDPRARALFALLEQVPRAEPALLAARDVVATTARHTPLHANVDLALAVFTASSGMPAAAGETIFAVARTAGWIAHALEEYGERPLRMRPSGHYVGPRPPRTLPE; encoded by the coding sequence ATGCGCGATCACGACACCGTCCCCCACCTCCCCGGGCGTCGGCTGACCACCAAGGAGACCGCCGAACTGCTCGGTGTGAAGCCCGAGACGGTCTACGCGTATGTGAGCCGAGGTCTGCTCAGCAGCAGGCGTGCGGCCGGCGGCCGGGCCAGCACCTTCGAGGCCGGGGAGGTCGAGGCGCTCGCCCGCCGCAACCGGCGCGAGGCCGCCGGCAGCCCGGGCACCGGCGGCGACCTGTCCGTCCGCACCCGCATCACGCTGATCGAGCGGGACCGGTACTACTTCCGCGGCGTCGACGCCGTCGAGCTGGCCACCCGTCACCCCTACGAGGAGGTCGCGGAGTGGCTGTGGACCGGCCGGCCCGCCCCGGGAGCGACGTTCACCGCGCCCGCGGCCACCGTCGAGGCCGCCCGGCGCGCGGTGGACGCCCTGTCCGAGCACGCCTCCCCGGTCGACCGGCTGCGGGTGGCGGCGATCGCCGCGGCGGCCGAGGACCCGCTGCGCTTCGACCTGTCCGAGGAGGCCGTGCTGCACACGGCGCGCACCCTCGTCCCCACCCTCGTCGCCGCGCTGCCGCCGGCCCGGCACGGCCACAAGGACGACGGCCCGCTGGCCCACCGCCTGTGGGGCCGGCTGACCGGCCGCCCGGCCGACGAGGCCTCCCTGCGCGTCCTGGACACCGCGCTGGCCCTGCTGGCCGACCACGACCTGGCCGCGTCCACGCTGGCGGTCCGGGTCGCCGCCTCGGCCCGGGCACACGCCTACGCCGCCGTCTCCGCCGGGCTCGGCGTACTGGAGGGCCCGCTGCACGGCGCGGCCTGCGGTCTGGCCCACCGGATGCTGCTGGACGTGCTCGACCAGGGCACGGCGGTCCCGGTGATCGCCGAGGAACTGCGCGCGGGCCGCCGCGTCCCCGGCCTCGGCCACCCGCTGTACACCGGCGAGGACCCCCGCGCGCGGGCGTTGTTCGCGCTGCTGGAGCAGGTCCCGCGCGCGGAGCCCGCGCTGCTCGCGGCCCGGGACGTCGTCGCCACCACCGCCCGGCACACCCCGCTGCACGCCAACGTCGACCTGGCCCTCGCTGTGTTCACCGCCTCCAGCGGCATGCCCGCCGCGGCCGGCGAGACGATCTTCGCCGTCGCCCGGACCGCGGGCTGGATCGCCCACGCCCTGGAGGAGTACGGCGAGCGGCCGCTGCGCATGCGCCCCAGCGGCCACTACGTCGGCCCGCGCCCGCCCCGGACCCTCCCGGAGTAG
- a CDS encoding sucrase ferredoxin gives MSRCATVSRSLDEPVAGTAATATTWLLLEQAGPWGAKALTSSHLDPALGRALEAAADGTGVRVALIRRPGRHADPGPPPMRQVYAAHTVPGRLWLHGAATRDPRHLLDLDFAALGTGDHRSFGAALGGRPHRGDPLALVCTNGKRDRCCALLGRPLATELVASGVRGVWEVTHLGGHRFAPTVLVLPYGYAYGRAGAHTVKEALHGVREGRVLVEGCRGCSAWGRPGQAAELAVRTAAGEYRAGVLSVVRTDGAAPRWEVTVAHADGRRWRVAVAQGAALPPRPESCGAAVLGTPARMDVVEVRELRPTALAS, from the coding sequence GTGAGTAGGTGTGCGACCGTCTCCCGCAGCCTGGACGAGCCGGTGGCCGGTACGGCTGCCACGGCGACGACGTGGCTGCTGCTGGAACAGGCCGGCCCGTGGGGCGCCAAGGCCCTCACGTCCAGCCATCTCGACCCCGCGCTGGGGCGCGCGCTGGAGGCCGCCGCCGACGGAACCGGCGTGCGCGTCGCCCTGATCCGCCGCCCCGGCCGCCACGCCGATCCCGGCCCGCCTCCGATGCGGCAGGTGTACGCCGCGCACACCGTTCCCGGGCGCCTGTGGCTGCACGGTGCCGCCACCCGCGATCCGCGGCACCTGCTCGACCTGGACTTCGCCGCCCTCGGGACGGGCGACCACCGGTCCTTCGGCGCCGCGCTAGGCGGGCGGCCCCATCGGGGCGACCCGCTGGCGCTGGTCTGCACCAACGGCAAGCGCGACCGCTGCTGCGCCCTCCTGGGCCGCCCCCTGGCCACCGAGCTGGTCGCGTCGGGGGTGCGCGGCGTCTGGGAGGTCACCCATCTGGGCGGCCATCGATTCGCGCCCACGGTGCTCGTCCTGCCGTACGGCTACGCCTACGGTCGCGCCGGTGCCCACACCGTCAAGGAGGCCCTGCACGGCGTGCGGGAGGGACGCGTACTGGTCGAGGGGTGCCGGGGGTGCTCCGCGTGGGGGCGGCCCGGCCAGGCGGCGGAGCTGGCCGTGCGCACGGCGGCGGGCGAGTACCGGGCGGGTGTGCTGAGCGTCGTACGGACCGACGGCGCGGCCCCACGCTGGGAGGTCACCGTCGCCCATGCCGACGGCCGCCGGTGGCGGGTCGCCGTGGCACAGGGCGCGGCGCTGCCGCCCCGGCCTGAGAGCTGCGGCGCGGCGGTGCTCGGCACGCCCGCGCGGATGGACGTCGTCGAGGTGCGCGAGCTGAGGCCGACGGCGCTGGCGAGCTGA
- a CDS encoding sensor histidine kinase: protein MRSTSPVRRLRLRLPRRMFSQVLLMQVAIAAGVAVLATGLFLAPLSRQLDEEAMRRALAIAETTAQDPQIAEDVRTTAPDRNGPVQRQAERIRRATHAEYIVVLDRDWVRWSHPTPSEIGRRVSTDPSDALAGKEVMEIDKGTLGRSARGKVPLYDARHRVVGAVSVGIAYDSVRARLISAIPGLFAYAGGALAVGALAAWLISRRVQRQTRDLAFSDISALLAEREAMLHGIREAVVALDCGGRIRLLNDEARRLLGIGDEALGRTPDEALGAGRTTDVLAGRVSGTDLLTVRGQRVLIANRMPTGDGGAVATLRDRTELEQLGRELDSTRGLIDALRAQDHEHANRMHTLLGLLELEMYDDAMEFVGEVVGDHRATAEQVAERIRDPLLAALLVGKATVAAERGVALWVSEHTRLPDRLVDPRGLVTVVGNLVDNALDAVAGTPHARVEVELRTEGRTVVLGVRDTGPGVPEGQRELIFTEGWSTKKPPAHGKRGIGLSLVRRLAERQGGSATVGPAAGGGAEFTVVLPEALAERELVPAAPEEPAEAAVAEEEAR, encoded by the coding sequence ATGCGCTCCACCTCCCCCGTACGCCGTCTGCGCCTGCGTCTGCCCCGGCGGATGTTCTCCCAGGTGCTGCTGATGCAGGTGGCGATCGCCGCGGGAGTCGCGGTGCTCGCGACCGGGCTCTTCCTGGCGCCGCTGAGCAGGCAGCTGGACGAGGAGGCGATGCGCCGCGCCCTGGCCATCGCCGAGACCACCGCGCAGGACCCGCAGATCGCCGAAGACGTCCGTACCACCGCGCCGGACAGGAACGGCCCGGTGCAGCGGCAGGCCGAGCGGATCCGGCGGGCCACGCACGCGGAGTACATCGTGGTGCTGGACCGGGACTGGGTGCGCTGGTCACACCCGACGCCCTCGGAGATCGGCCGGCGGGTCTCCACCGACCCTTCGGACGCTCTGGCCGGCAAGGAGGTCATGGAGATCGACAAGGGCACCCTCGGCCGCTCGGCGCGCGGCAAGGTGCCGCTGTACGACGCCCGTCACCGTGTCGTCGGCGCGGTCTCGGTCGGCATCGCCTACGACAGCGTGCGGGCGCGGCTGATCAGCGCGATCCCGGGGCTGTTCGCGTACGCCGGCGGGGCACTCGCGGTGGGCGCGCTGGCCGCCTGGCTGATCTCCCGGCGGGTCCAGCGGCAGACCCGGGACCTGGCCTTCTCCGACATCTCGGCGCTGCTCGCCGAGCGCGAGGCGATGCTGCACGGCATTCGCGAGGCGGTGGTGGCGCTGGACTGCGGCGGCCGCATCCGCCTGCTCAACGACGAGGCGCGGCGGCTGCTCGGGATCGGCGACGAGGCCCTCGGACGGACCCCGGACGAGGCGCTCGGCGCGGGCCGTACGACGGATGTGCTGGCGGGCCGGGTGTCCGGGACCGACCTGCTCACCGTGCGCGGACAGCGGGTGCTGATCGCCAACCGCATGCCCACCGGCGACGGCGGCGCCGTGGCCACCCTGCGCGACCGCACCGAGCTGGAGCAGCTCGGGCGCGAACTGGACTCCACGCGCGGCCTGATCGACGCCCTGCGCGCCCAGGACCACGAGCACGCCAACCGCATGCACACTCTGCTGGGCCTGCTGGAGCTGGAGATGTACGACGACGCCATGGAGTTCGTCGGCGAGGTGGTCGGAGACCACCGGGCCACCGCCGAGCAGGTCGCGGAGCGGATCCGGGACCCGCTGCTGGCCGCGCTGCTGGTGGGCAAGGCGACCGTGGCGGCCGAGCGCGGGGTCGCCCTGTGGGTGTCGGAGCACACCCGGCTCCCGGACCGGCTGGTCGATCCGCGCGGGCTGGTCACGGTCGTGGGCAACCTCGTGGACAACGCCCTCGACGCGGTCGCGGGCACCCCGCACGCGCGCGTGGAGGTCGAGCTGCGCACGGAGGGCCGTACGGTCGTCCTCGGGGTACGCGACACGGGGCCCGGAGTGCCGGAGGGCCAACGGGAGCTGATCTTCACCGAGGGCTGGTCCACCAAGAAGCCGCCCGCGCACGGCAAGCGGGGCATCGGGCTGTCCCTGGTCCGGCGGCTCGCCGAACGGCAGGGTGGCAGCGCGACCGTGGGTCCGGCGGCCGGCGGGGGCGCCGAGTTCACCGTGGTGCTGCCGGAGGCGCTGGCCGAGCGGGAACTGGTGCCCGCGGCGCCCGAGGAACCTGCCGAGGCCGCCGTCGCCGAGGAGGAGGCGCGATGA
- a CDS encoding response regulator has translation MIEVLVVDDDTRVARVNAAYVEKVPGFHVAGEAHSAAEALRRVESLPRLDLVLMDHYLPDGTGLAVVREMRRRGHQTDVIMVTAARDVSTVQAAMRQGALQYLVKPFAFAGLRAKLEAYAELRRTLDGGGEAEQAEVDRIFGALSAPSEPELPKGHSPTTAELVRQALLSAERPLSAQEIAERTGVSRQTAQRYLKLLERTGRARLTLKYGDAGRPEHRYVWATHA, from the coding sequence ATGATCGAGGTCCTGGTCGTGGACGACGACACCCGTGTGGCCCGTGTCAACGCCGCCTACGTGGAGAAGGTGCCCGGTTTCCACGTGGCCGGCGAGGCGCACAGCGCGGCCGAGGCACTGCGCCGGGTGGAGAGCCTGCCGCGGCTCGATCTGGTCCTGATGGACCACTACCTGCCCGACGGCACCGGTCTCGCGGTCGTCCGGGAGATGCGCCGGCGCGGCCACCAGACCGACGTGATCATGGTGACAGCGGCGCGGGACGTGTCGACCGTGCAGGCTGCCATGCGGCAGGGCGCGTTGCAGTACCTGGTGAAACCGTTCGCCTTCGCCGGTCTGCGGGCCAAGCTGGAGGCGTACGCCGAGCTGCGGCGCACGCTGGACGGCGGCGGCGAGGCCGAGCAGGCGGAGGTGGACCGTATCTTCGGCGCGCTGTCCGCCCCGTCCGAGCCCGAGTTGCCCAAGGGGCACTCCCCCACGACCGCCGAGCTGGTACGCCAGGCGCTGCTGAGCGCCGAACGCCCGCTGTCCGCCCAGGAGATCGCCGAGCGGACGGGGGTGAGCCGGCAGACCGCCCAGCGGTACCTGAAACTGCTGGAGCGCACCGGCCGGGCACGGCTGACCCTCAAGTACGGCGACGCGGGGCGTCCGGAGCACCGTTATGTGTGGGCGACCCACGCCTGA